From one Polyangia bacterium genomic stretch:
- a CDS encoding pitrilysin family protein: MVLSFLLLAAAAGRVRAASAPKTVFVRSPDNPLVAIRIVFRVGAVDDPKGKEGLAALTAEMVGHGGTRARTYAEVLDALYPMAAQIGVYADKESVVFEGMVHRDNLAAFAELLAQQILTPRFAADDFTRNRQDAVDAITKSLRGNADEELGKQAMASVLYQGHPYGYPSEGTVAGLRAISLDDVRQFFARHFAQDRMIVGVAGGYPDGFAEAFAGRFAALPSKSPPLPALPKPPVLRGTQVLIVEKDARADAISIGHAISITRHDADFYPLFVARSYLGEHRTFSGVLMNELRGNRGLNYGDYAYVENFIQDGWSTFPLPNIPRRQQHFELWLRPVPPQNALFALRAALFETDRLIHDGIPEAAFQATKVFLTNYANLWTQDVSRRLGYAIDAAIYGKDLIAELQARLPKMKKADVDRAIRKHLSVSNLAVAIVAQDGAGLQAKLLSKQPTPITYDTSGTPPDVLATDRLIEKFPLPLAKGAVRVVPVEQMFER, translated from the coding sequence ATGGTGCTTTCGTTCTTGTTGCTGGCGGCGGCCGCCGGCCGCGTCCGGGCGGCCAGCGCGCCGAAGACGGTGTTCGTGCGTTCGCCGGACAACCCGCTGGTGGCCATCCGGATCGTCTTTCGCGTCGGCGCCGTCGACGATCCGAAGGGCAAGGAAGGTCTGGCCGCCCTGACCGCCGAGATGGTCGGCCACGGCGGCACCCGCGCGCGAACCTACGCCGAAGTGCTGGACGCCCTTTACCCGATGGCGGCGCAGATCGGCGTCTATGCCGATAAAGAATCGGTGGTCTTCGAAGGGATGGTTCACCGCGACAACCTGGCCGCCTTCGCCGAGTTGCTGGCCCAGCAGATCCTCACGCCGCGTTTCGCCGCCGACGATTTCACCCGCAACCGACAGGACGCCGTCGATGCCATCACCAAAAGTCTGCGCGGCAACGCCGACGAAGAGCTGGGCAAGCAGGCGATGGCGTCGGTGCTTTACCAGGGCCATCCGTATGGCTATCCGTCGGAGGGAACGGTGGCCGGGCTGCGGGCCATCAGCCTTGACGATGTTCGGCAATTTTTCGCCCGTCACTTTGCCCAGGACCGGATGATCGTCGGCGTGGCCGGCGGCTATCCAGACGGATTCGCCGAGGCGTTCGCTGGCCGCTTCGCCGCGCTGCCCAGCAAGAGCCCGCCCTTGCCGGCGCTGCCCAAGCCGCCCGTGTTGCGCGGGACGCAGGTCTTGATCGTCGAGAAAGACGCCCGCGCCGACGCCATCTCCATCGGACACGCCATCTCCATCACCCGCCACGACGCGGATTTCTACCCGCTTTTCGTGGCCCGTTCTTACCTGGGTGAGCACCGGACCTTCAGCGGCGTCCTGATGAACGAGCTGCGCGGCAACCGCGGTCTCAACTATGGCGACTATGCCTATGTGGAAAATTTCATCCAGGACGGCTGGTCGACGTTTCCCCTGCCGAATATTCCGCGCCGGCAACAGCACTTCGAATTGTGGTTGCGGCCGGTGCCGCCGCAGAACGCGCTGTTCGCCCTGCGGGCGGCGCTGTTCGAGACCGACCGACTGATCCACGACGGCATTCCAGAGGCGGCGTTCCAGGCCACCAAGGTCTTCCTGACCAACTATGCCAACCTGTGGACGCAGGACGTGTCGCGGCGCCTGGGCTATGCCATCGACGCCGCCATCTACGGCAAGGATCTGATCGCCGAGCTGCAGGCGCGTCTGCCGAAGATGAAAAAGGCCGACGTGGATCGGGCCATCCGCAAGCACCTGTCGGTTTCGAATCTGGCCGTCGCCATCGTCGCGCAGGACGGCGCCGGCCTGCAGGCCAAGCTGCTGTCGAAGCAGCCGACACCGATCACCTATGACACCAGCGGGACGCCGCCCGACGTGCTGGCCACCGATCGCCTGATCGAAAAATTTCCGCTGCCGCTGGCCAAGGGCGCCGTGCGCGTGGTGCCGGTCGAACAGATGTTCGAACGTTAA
- a CDS encoding DEAD/DEAH box helicase, with protein sequence MSAGDASDGADPLATFQPATRRWFAQTFGAPTAVQRAGWPPITAGAHALLLAPTGSGKTLAAFLACLDRLGAAPAGRPAGVRVVYVSPLKALAYDVERNLNTPLQGIARVAHELGLPFNQPRVAVRTGDTPPAARREMLRRPAEILITTPESLYLMLGSAARETLRLCDTVIVDEIHALAPTKRGAHLSLSLERLSALCARDPQRIGLSATQRPLDEVGRFLGGDRPVALVDSAEPPRLDLAIEVPVDDMEAVRAATARAHNDTDRDGAAQGIWAAIHPRLLELVRAHRSTIIFTNSRRLCERLAQSLNDLDAATNADSGPLVLAHHGSVARAQREEIELLLKTGALRGLVATSSLELGIDMSAVDLVIQIESPGTAARGLQRIGRAGHQVGARSTGRIFPKHRGDLLEATVVAQRMAAGAVEPIRVPRNTLDVLAQQIVAMVSMDAWPLAALESLVRRAHGFSALSRDGLTAVLDMLAGRYPSDAFADLRPRIVWDRQTDILIGRRDAQIVSLVNGGTIPDRGLYGVHLGEGGPRIGELDEEMVHESRVGEIFLLGASSWRIDEITRDRVIVQPAPGQPGKMPFWRGEGPGRPLEIGRALGEMTRRLGEMDQAAATAWLTTEHPLEARAAGNLWRYVRAQQEATGTLPTDRAITVERFRDELGDWRVCLLSPFGARVHAPWALALQARLAASAGFEVQTLWSDDGIALRFANADDPPPAAAFVPEPEEVQDLLLAELSRSTLFATHFRENAARALLLPRRRPNQRTPLWTQRLKAQNLMAAALRHADFPIVLETYRECLNDVFDVPALVALLSAVRRREVQVVESETTSASPFARSLAFAYVAAYMYEGDAPLAERKAQALTLDRNLLRDLLGQEELAELLEPAVIDALGAELQALAPERRAHHAEAAHDLLRRLGDLSAAELAARATEDPQPWLAVLESSGRALRVTVAGEARFIAAEDAGRYREGLGVALPADTPAAFAATVPDALPGLVARFARTHGPFATDDVAVRFGISAASAASIVRAQAASGQLAQGPFRVDRPAACWCDAEVLRALRRRTLTHLRSQVAPVGGEGLARFLPRWHQLSSSPPSGPARLRQAVQQLEGLFLPFADLENAILPARIDGFTGAALDELGALGEVVWIGRGGSSSSDTRVALFRRERVRALHNAPALPDDAPALEQAIWTQLNAQGASFFAQLQQACAGVTSDEILAALWQLVWAGLVTNDTFQPLRAIAAARRSKSARPAARLTVAQAAGRWSTVAALMQPPLPDTQRAHARALALLERYGVVSREAAIAEATPGGFAPLAQVMRAMEEAGKIRRGFFVEGLTGAQFALPGAVERLRDARDSDADDHATLTLAAVDPANPYGALLPWPTIVGAGVGGGADDGEDAAPPRRAPGARVVLVGGALVFFIDRSGRHLRVLSDDDAAVAAGVSGLRQAADRRRPRQLRVDTINSTPALRSPFVPTLRAAGFRLEPGAIVLDPP encoded by the coding sequence GTGAGCGCAGGCGACGCTTCCGACGGGGCCGATCCGCTGGCGACATTCCAGCCGGCCACCCGTCGCTGGTTCGCCCAGACCTTCGGGGCACCCACCGCCGTGCAACGCGCCGGCTGGCCGCCCATCACCGCCGGCGCGCACGCGCTGCTGCTGGCGCCCACCGGCAGCGGCAAGACGCTGGCGGCGTTTCTCGCTTGCCTGGATCGCCTGGGCGCCGCGCCGGCAGGACGGCCGGCGGGCGTGCGCGTGGTCTACGTGTCGCCGCTGAAGGCGCTGGCCTACGACGTTGAACGCAACCTGAACACGCCGCTGCAAGGGATCGCCCGCGTCGCGCACGAGCTGGGCCTGCCGTTCAATCAGCCGCGCGTCGCCGTGCGCACCGGCGACACGCCGCCGGCCGCCCGGCGCGAGATGTTGCGCCGGCCAGCGGAGATTCTGATCACCACGCCCGAGTCGCTGTACCTGATGCTGGGCTCGGCGGCGCGCGAGACGTTGCGTCTGTGCGACACCGTCATCGTCGACGAGATTCATGCCCTGGCGCCCACCAAGCGCGGCGCGCACCTGTCGCTGTCGCTGGAACGCCTCAGCGCCCTGTGCGCCCGCGATCCGCAGCGCATCGGTCTGTCCGCGACCCAGCGCCCGCTGGACGAAGTCGGGCGATTCCTGGGCGGCGATCGCCCGGTCGCGCTGGTCGACAGCGCCGAACCGCCGCGCCTCGATCTGGCCATCGAAGTTCCCGTCGACGACATGGAGGCGGTGCGGGCGGCGACGGCGCGCGCGCACAACGACACTGACCGTGACGGCGCAGCGCAAGGGATCTGGGCGGCCATCCACCCGCGCCTTCTGGAACTGGTGCGCGCCCACCGCAGCACCATCATCTTCACCAACAGCCGCCGCCTGTGCGAACGCCTGGCCCAGAGCCTGAACGATCTTGACGCCGCCACCAACGCCGACAGCGGCCCACTGGTGCTGGCCCATCACGGCAGCGTGGCCCGCGCCCAACGCGAGGAGATCGAGCTTCTGCTCAAGACCGGCGCCTTGCGCGGGCTCGTCGCTACCAGCTCGCTGGAACTGGGCATCGACATGTCCGCCGTTGATCTGGTGATCCAGATCGAATCGCCTGGCACGGCGGCGCGCGGGCTGCAAAGGATCGGGCGCGCTGGCCATCAGGTGGGCGCGCGCAGCACCGGCCGCATTTTTCCCAAGCACCGCGGCGATCTGCTGGAGGCGACGGTGGTGGCCCAGCGAATGGCCGCCGGCGCCGTCGAGCCGATCCGCGTCCCGCGCAACACACTGGACGTGCTGGCCCAGCAGATCGTGGCCATGGTCAGCATGGACGCCTGGCCGCTGGCGGCGCTGGAATCGCTGGTCCGGCGCGCCCACGGATTCTCCGCGCTGTCGCGCGATGGTTTGACGGCGGTGCTGGACATGCTGGCCGGCCGCTATCCATCGGACGCCTTCGCCGATCTGCGCCCGCGCATCGTCTGGGATCGCCAGACCGACATCTTGATCGGGCGGCGCGACGCCCAGATCGTTTCGCTGGTCAACGGCGGCACCATCCCCGATCGCGGCCTTTATGGCGTGCACCTCGGCGAAGGTGGCCCGCGCATCGGCGAGCTGGACGAAGAGATGGTGCACGAATCGCGCGTCGGCGAGATCTTCTTGCTGGGCGCCAGCAGCTGGCGCATCGACGAGATCACCCGCGACCGGGTGATTGTCCAGCCGGCGCCGGGACAGCCGGGGAAGATGCCCTTCTGGCGCGGCGAGGGTCCCGGCCGGCCGCTGGAGATCGGGCGGGCGCTGGGCGAGATGACCCGACGGTTGGGCGAGATGGACCAGGCGGCGGCGACGGCGTGGCTGACCACCGAGCATCCGCTGGAGGCGCGGGCCGCCGGCAATCTGTGGCGCTACGTGCGCGCGCAGCAGGAAGCCACCGGTACTCTGCCCACCGATCGGGCCATCACGGTCGAACGGTTTCGCGACGAGCTGGGCGATTGGCGCGTCTGTTTGCTGTCCCCGTTCGGGGCGCGCGTGCACGCGCCGTGGGCGCTGGCCCTGCAGGCGCGTCTGGCCGCCAGCGCCGGGTTCGAGGTGCAGACGCTGTGGAGCGACGACGGGATCGCCCTGCGTTTCGCCAACGCCGACGACCCGCCGCCGGCCGCCGCCTTCGTCCCCGAGCCGGAAGAAGTCCAGGATCTGCTGCTGGCCGAGCTCAGCCGGTCGACCTTGTTCGCCACTCATTTTCGCGAGAACGCCGCCCGCGCGCTGCTTTTGCCGCGGCGGCGGCCGAACCAGCGCACGCCGCTGTGGACTCAGCGATTGAAGGCGCAAAATCTGATGGCCGCGGCGCTGCGCCACGCCGATTTTCCCATCGTGCTCGAAACCTATCGCGAGTGTCTCAACGATGTGTTCGACGTGCCGGCGCTGGTGGCCCTGCTTTCCGCCGTGCGCCGCCGCGAGGTTCAGGTGGTCGAGTCGGAGACCACCTCGGCCTCGCCGTTCGCGCGTTCGCTGGCCTTCGCCTACGTCGCCGCGTACATGTACGAAGGCGACGCGCCGCTGGCCGAGCGCAAGGCGCAGGCCCTGACCCTGGATCGCAACCTGCTGCGCGATCTGCTGGGCCAGGAAGAACTGGCCGAGTTGCTGGAGCCGGCAGTCATCGACGCGCTTGGCGCCGAGCTGCAAGCGCTGGCCCCCGAGCGCCGCGCCCACCACGCCGAGGCCGCGCACGATCTTCTGCGCCGCCTCGGCGATCTCAGCGCGGCCGAGCTGGCGGCGCGCGCCACTGAGGATCCGCAGCCCTGGCTGGCGGTTCTGGAAAGCAGCGGCCGCGCGCTGCGGGTGACGGTGGCGGGCGAGGCGCGCTTCATCGCCGCCGAAGACGCCGGCCGCTATCGCGAGGGATTGGGCGTGGCGTTGCCGGCGGATACACCGGCGGCGTTTGCCGCCACCGTCCCGGATGCCTTGCCGGGCCTGGTGGCGCGGTTCGCCCGCACGCACGGGCCCTTCGCCACCGACGACGTGGCGGTCCGCTTCGGCATCAGCGCCGCCAGCGCGGCGAGCATCGTGCGCGCCCAGGCGGCCAGTGGGCAATTGGCCCAAGGTCCGTTCCGCGTTGATCGGCCGGCCGCCTGCTGGTGCGACGCCGAGGTGCTGCGCGCGCTGCGCCGGCGCACGCTGACTCATCTGCGCAGTCAAGTGGCGCCCGTCGGCGGCGAAGGGCTGGCGCGGTTTCTTCCGCGCTGGCACCAGCTGTCATCGTCACCGCCTTCGGGCCCGGCGCGCCTGCGCCAGGCGGTGCAACAACTGGAAGGATTGTTCCTGCCCTTCGCCGATCTCGAAAACGCGATCCTCCCCGCGAGGATCGACGGTTTCACCGGCGCCGCGCTGGACGAGCTGGGCGCGCTCGGCGAAGTGGTGTGGATCGGGCGCGGCGGTTCCAGCAGCAGCGACACGCGCGTGGCCTTGTTTCGCCGCGAGCGGGTCCGCGCTCTTCACAACGCGCCGGCCTTGCCCGACGACGCCCCGGCGCTGGAGCAGGCCATCTGGACCCAGCTCAACGCGCAGGGCGCTTCGTTCTTCGCGCAGCTCCAGCAGGCCTGCGCGGGCGTCACCTCCGACGAGATCCTGGCGGCGCTGTGGCAGCTGGTGTGGGCCGGCCTGGTCACCAACGACACCTTTCAACCGTTGCGCGCCATCGCCGCCGCGCGCCGCTCGAAAAGCGCCCGGCCGGCGGCGCGCCTGACCGTCGCGCAAGCGGCCGGGCGCTGGTCGACGGTGGCGGCGCTGATGCAACCACCGCTGCCCGACACGCAACGCGCGCACGCCCGGGCGCTGGCCCTGCTGGAACGATACGGCGTGGTCAGCCGCGAGGCCGCCATCGCCGAAGCCACGCCCGGCGGCTTCGCGCCGCTGGCCCAGGTGATGCGGGCGATGGAAGAAGCGGGAAAGATCCGCCGCGGTTTCTTCGTCGAAGGCCTCACCGGCGCGCAGTTCGCCCTGCCCGGCGCCGTCGAGCGCCTGCGCGACGCGCGTGACAGCGACGCCGACGACCACGCCACGCTGACCCTGGCCGCCGTCGACCCGGCCAATCCCTACGGCGCGCTTCTGCCCTGGCCGACGATTGTCGGGGCTGGCGTCGGCGGTGGCGCCGACGACGGTGAAGACGCCGCCCCACCGCGCCGCGCGCCCGGCGCCCGCGTGGTGCTGGTGGGCGGCGCTCTGGTCTTCTTCATCGATCGCAGCGGCCGCCACCTGCGCGTGCTCTCCGACGACGACGCCGCCGTCGCGGCGGGTGTGTCGGGCCTGCGCCAGGCGGCCGACCGCCGCCGCCCGCGCCAGCTGCGTGTCGACACCATCAACAGCACCCCGGCCCTGCGCAGCCCGTTCGTGCCGACCTTGCGCGCCGCCGGCTTTCGCCTGGAACCCGGCGCGATCGTGCTCGACCCGCCTTAA
- a CDS encoding pitrilysin family protein gives MPTISTTLFNRAGSLLAALVALAGPALWSPPAMAKPGPAFPFAVHEKILPNGLHIEVVNYDSPGLVAYYTIVRTGSRNEVEPGKSGFAHFFEHMMFRGTERYSQDAYNKVITSIGADSNAYTSDDLTVYHTLAGKAALPTIAEIEADRFRNLKYSQPDFEKEARAVLGEYNKNASNPLEKMTETLYDHAFTAHTYKHTTMGFLKDIENMPNQFAYSLQFFDRYYRPDNVTVLVVGDVDAAAVFPLIEKEYGDWKSGPPRPAVPVEPLQTKERRAAQPWTGPTLSVLMEGFHTPAFSTKNVDLPALDVLSELLFAERAPLYKRLVITDQMVETLSGAADPHVDPNLFTVVARIKKPEDIARVETAIHDEVARIGRQGVDDKTLAEVLSHVKYAFAARLSTADRAADVAASFIALTGSIASINDYFALYDRVTSADVKRVAQTYFTATNRTVVTLTAVK, from the coding sequence ATGCCGACGATTTCGACGACGCTGTTCAATCGCGCCGGTTCGCTGCTGGCCGCGCTGGTGGCGCTGGCGGGCCCTGCGTTATGGTCGCCCCCAGCGATGGCCAAGCCCGGACCGGCGTTTCCCTTCGCCGTGCACGAAAAGATCTTGCCGAACGGCTTGCACATCGAGGTGGTGAACTACGATTCGCCGGGCCTGGTGGCGTATTACACCATCGTGCGCACCGGCAGCCGCAACGAGGTCGAACCGGGCAAGTCGGGTTTTGCCCACTTCTTCGAACACATGATGTTCCGCGGGACCGAACGGTACTCCCAGGACGCGTACAACAAGGTCATCACCTCGATCGGCGCCGACTCGAACGCCTACACCTCCGACGATTTGACCGTCTATCACACGCTGGCCGGCAAGGCGGCGCTGCCGACCATCGCCGAGATCGAAGCGGATCGCTTTCGCAACCTGAAGTATTCGCAGCCCGACTTTGAAAAAGAGGCGCGCGCGGTGCTGGGCGAATACAACAAGAACGCCTCCAACCCGCTGGAGAAGATGACCGAGACGCTGTACGACCACGCGTTCACCGCGCACACGTACAAGCACACCACGATGGGCTTTCTGAAAGACATCGAGAATATGCCCAATCAGTTCGCGTACTCGTTGCAGTTCTTCGATCGCTATTACCGGCCGGACAACGTGACGGTGCTGGTGGTCGGCGATGTCGACGCGGCGGCGGTTTTTCCGCTGATCGAAAAGGAGTACGGCGACTGGAAATCCGGGCCGCCTCGGCCGGCCGTGCCGGTCGAACCGCTGCAGACCAAAGAACGGCGGGCCGCGCAGCCGTGGACCGGCCCGACGCTGTCGGTGCTGATGGAAGGCTTTCACACGCCGGCTTTTTCCACCAAGAACGTCGATCTGCCGGCGCTGGACGTGCTGTCCGAGTTGCTGTTCGCCGAGCGGGCGCCTCTTTACAAGCGCCTGGTGATCACCGACCAGATGGTCGAGACACTGTCGGGCGCGGCTGATCCGCACGTCGATCCGAATCTGTTCACCGTGGTGGCGCGGATCAAGAAACCGGAGGACATCGCCCGCGTCGAGACGGCCATCCATGACGAAGTGGCCCGCATCGGCCGCCAGGGCGTCGACGACAAGACGCTGGCCGAGGTCCTCTCGCACGTGAAGTACGCCTTCGCCGCGCGGCTGTCGACGGCGGATCGCGCGGCCGACGTGGCGGCGTCGTTCATCGCCCTCACCGGATCGATCGCCTCCATCAACGACTACTTCGCGCTTTACGACCGGGTGACCAGCGCCGACGTCAAGCGCGTGGCCCAGACCTATTTCACCGCCACCAACCGCACGGTGGTGACGTTGACGGCGGTCAAATGA
- a CDS encoding CrcB family protein yields the protein MARFLLVCLGGAAGTGARFLIGSWAVKTFGTGFPWGTLFINVLGSFLIVIVLGASLERAGISPNMRLVLATGVMGGFTTYSSFNFESLRLFQHGSLALGLTYMGATVFGCLLAGSLGLLLAR from the coding sequence ATGGCTCGCTTCCTTCTGGTCTGCCTGGGCGGCGCGGCGGGAACCGGCGCGCGCTTTCTGATCGGGTCGTGGGCGGTGAAGACCTTCGGGACCGGGTTCCCGTGGGGAACGTTGTTCATCAACGTGCTGGGCTCGTTTCTGATCGTCATCGTCCTCGGCGCCAGCTTGGAGCGAGCGGGGATCTCGCCGAACATGCGGCTGGTGCTGGCCACCGGCGTGATGGGCGGCTTCACCACCTATTCGTCGTTCAACTTTGAAAGCCTGCGCCTGTTTCAGCACGGCTCGCTGGCCCTGGGCCTGACGTACATGGGCGCGACGGTGTTCGGGTGTTTGCTGGCGGGCAGCCTGGGTCTGCTGCTGGCCCGTTGA